The proteins below are encoded in one region of Leptotrichia sp. oral taxon 218:
- a CDS encoding GNAT family N-acetyltransferase, whose product MKVEHWDKKSNITKELQKFRALDINFSIDLDNDELFFIYNEEKLCGYATINLGKNAKLKKIFIIPKYRNNGYGTFLLKYIINWITKEKCDSLIVINHKKMNNFLEKQKFLRTENGYILNNLLETLKQEKNMVFVAKVAIIINIILAFLKIFSGKIFNSMSLLADGLNSFSDLITNILVIVGLKVGSNPEDKEHPFGHGKIESVFSVIIGTFIMLSAVQLIRENIEKFFSKNGENVKLSNILIIISIISILIKVFQLIFMKNKTKSYRGALITSLLQDYKNDIVISTSVLAGLLFSKINPIFDTIIGLVVAIYILKSGYELIRDNSLILMDSQNEELLSKIRDEILEFEEIENAHDFKMTTSGKDIYIFLDARMKKDNTIEEAHEIINTISKKIKYKHPNIKSLFVHIEPMYEDD is encoded by the coding sequence ATGAAAGTTGAACACTGGGATAAAAAGTCAAATATCACAAAAGAGCTGCAAAAATTTCGAGCGCTTGATATAAATTTCTCAATAGATTTAGATAATGACGAACTTTTTTTTATTTATAATGAAGAAAAGTTATGCGGATATGCGACGATAAATTTGGGAAAAAATGCAAAACTAAAAAAGATTTTTATAATTCCAAAATATAGAAATAATGGCTATGGAACATTTCTACTAAAATATATAATCAATTGGATAACTAAAGAAAAGTGTGATTCACTGATTGTGATAAATCACAAAAAAATGAATAATTTTTTGGAAAAACAAAAATTTTTACGAACAGAAAATGGATATATTTTGAATAATCTGCTAGAAACTTTAAAACAGGAAAAAAATATGGTTTTTGTAGCAAAAGTGGCAATAATTATCAATATTATTCTAGCTTTTTTAAAAATATTTTCTGGAAAAATATTTAACAGTATGTCACTTTTGGCAGATGGATTAAATTCATTTTCGGATTTGATTACGAATATTTTAGTGATTGTTGGCTTAAAAGTTGGAAGCAATCCCGAAGATAAGGAACATCCTTTTGGACATGGAAAAATAGAATCCGTCTTCAGTGTTATAATTGGAACATTTATCATGCTTTCTGCAGTTCAGCTGATTCGAGAAAATATAGAAAAGTTTTTTTCAAAAAATGGAGAAAATGTGAAATTAAGCAATATTCTTATCATAATCTCAATAATTTCTATTTTAATAAAAGTTTTTCAGCTAATTTTTATGAAAAATAAAACAAAAAGTTATCGTGGAGCTTTAATAACTTCACTACTTCAAGATTACAAAAATGATATCGTAATCTCAACTTCAGTTCTAGCTGGACTTTTATTCTCAAAAATCAATCCAATTTTTGACACAATTATTGGACTTGTCGTTGCAATTTACATTTTAAAGAGCGGATATGAATTAATAAGAGATAATTCTTTAATCTTGATGGATTCCCAAAATGAAGAACTGCTTTCCAAAATAAGAGATGAAATTTTAGAATTTGAAGAAATCGAAAATGCACATGACTTTAAAATGACAACTTCTGGAAAAGATATTTATATTTTTTTAGATGCAAGAATGAAAAAAGACAATACAATAGAAGAAGCTCACGAAATTATAAATACAATTTCAAAAAAAATAAAATATAAGCATCCCAATATAAAATCACTATTTGTGCATATAGAACCAATGTACGAAGACGACTAA
- the rpsF gene encoding 30S ribosomal protein S6, translated as MRNYEIMFILSTQLTEEEKNAGVEFVENTLKAAGAVEVKTEVWGDRKLAYPIKKKENGYYVLTTFQTDGTRFTEIESKLNINESILKYMIVKND; from the coding sequence ATGAGAAATTACGAAATTATGTTTATTTTATCTACACAATTGACTGAAGAAGAAAAAAATGCTGGAGTTGAATTTGTAGAAAATACTTTAAAAGCTGCTGGAGCAGTTGAAGTAAAAACAGAAGTTTGGGGAGACAGAAAATTAGCTTATCCTATTAAGAAAAAAGAAAATGGATATTATGTGCTAACTACATTCCAAACAGATGGAACAAGATTCACAGAAATTGAATCAAAATTAAACATCAATGAATCAATTTTAAAATATATGATTGTCAAAAATGACTAA
- a CDS encoding single-stranded DNA-binding protein, which produces MNNVILMGRLTKDPELSRSSGGKAFTRFSIAINRIGEGTDFINCIAWEKTAKTISEYFKKGQRILVQGSIRTGSYEKNGQTIYTTDVLVNRFEFIESSGNSANSGSYGNYDDDEYSNTYKRKSSKKSSKKQEQIFNDEDDVYDEDNRGNDDEYFNKSNQNSFDDDDEYDDNEDDDQFPF; this is translated from the coding sequence ATGAACAATGTTATATTGATGGGAAGATTGACAAAGGATCCAGAATTAAGTCGAAGTTCAGGTGGAAAGGCATTTACTAGATTTAGTATTGCAATAAATAGAATTGGTGAAGGAACCGATTTTATAAATTGTATTGCTTGGGAAAAAACTGCTAAAACCATTTCTGAATATTTTAAAAAGGGTCAAAGAATTCTAGTGCAAGGAAGTATTAGAACAGGAAGTTATGAAAAAAATGGTCAAACTATTTACACAACCGATGTTTTAGTAAACCGTTTTGAGTTTATTGAAAGTTCTGGAAATAGTGCGAATAGTGGAAGTTATGGAAATTATGATGACGACGAATATTCAAATACTTACAAAAGAAAAAGTTCAAAAAAATCTTCTAAAAAACAGGAACAAATTTTTAACGATGAAGATGATGTTTATGATGAAGATAATAGAGGCAATGACGACGAATATTTTAATAAAAGCAATCAAAACTCTTTCGACGATGATGACGAATATGATGATAACGAAGATGACGATCAATTTCCATTTTAA
- the rpsR gene encoding 30S ribosomal protein S18, which translates to MRAKPATEFKRRKRRPKVKFKVEDINYKNVELLKNFMNDKGKISPARVTGLEAKVQRKIAKAIKRARQIALMPYTKIEK; encoded by the coding sequence ATGAGAGCAAAACCAGCTACTGAATTTAAAAGAAGAAAAAGAAGACCAAAAGTAAAATTTAAAGTAGAAGATATTAACTATAAAAATGTTGAGTTATTAAAAAACTTTATGAACGACAAAGGTAAAATTTCTCCTGCAAGAGTTACAGGATTAGAAGCTAAAGTTCAAAGAAAAATTGCAAAAGCAATTAAAAGAGCTAGACAAATCGCTTTAATGCCTTACACAAAAATTGAAAAATAA
- a CDS encoding sirohydrochlorin cobaltochelatase, whose translation MKKGIVIASFGTTHEDALKKTIDIIENKIGEKYGFENFRRAFTSNKVRQKLKIKRNLIIFNQNEALQDLKNNGFEKIFTMSLHILNGIEYKKLSDKFGKISEPLLFNEFDFKKIVENKEFNDTKGNDAIVFVGHGSEDASDESYEKLQNYYKTFGKENIFIGTIEGKITIEHILKKLKNTNFKKILLKPFLIVAGDHAKNDIMSDEENSWKTILEKNGYEVETELIGMGEYPFIQKMFFEKFEKIYE comes from the coding sequence ATGAAAAAAGGCATTGTAATTGCAAGTTTTGGAACAACACACGAAGATGCACTAAAAAAAACAATTGATATTATTGAAAATAAAATTGGAGAAAAATACGGTTTTGAAAATTTCAGAAGAGCTTTTACTTCTAACAAAGTCCGACAAAAACTGAAAATAAAAAGAAATTTAATCATTTTTAATCAAAATGAGGCATTGCAAGATCTTAAAAATAATGGATTTGAAAAAATTTTCACAATGTCGCTACATATTTTAAACGGGATTGAATACAAAAAATTAAGCGATAAATTTGGAAAAATTTCAGAACCTTTGTTATTTAATGAATTTGATTTCAAAAAAATTGTTGAAAATAAAGAATTTAATGACACAAAAGGAAATGATGCTATCGTCTTTGTGGGACACGGCTCAGAAGACGCTTCTGATGAAAGTTATGAAAAGTTGCAAAATTATTATAAAACATTTGGGAAAGAAAATATTTTTATTGGAACTATTGAAGGAAAAATAACGATTGAGCATATTTTGAAAAAATTAAAAAATACAAATTTTAAAAAGATTTTGCTAAAACCTTTTTTGATTGTCGCTGGAGATCACGCTAAAAACGACATTATGTCAGATGAGGAAAATTCTTGGAAGACAATTTTAGAAAAAAACGGTTATGAAGTTGAAACAGAACTTATCGGAATGGGAGAATATCCGTTTATTCAAAAAATGTTTTTTGAAAAATTTGAAAAAATATACGAATAA
- a CDS encoding small multi-drug export protein, with translation MKLAEDFSKFIQTSLLTAPLLNKALGVFFISMLPIIELRGAIPVGAALGLPWYLNMAVSVIGNLLPVPFILWFSVKVFDFLKKHNICTGVIKKIEDRAMRRSESLATGEFIGLMLFVAIPFPGTGAWTGALIAALLQFDRKKSFWYITLGVLIAAIIMILVSYGALTIFKH, from the coding sequence ATGAAATTAGCTGAAGATTTTAGTAAATTTATACAGACTTCACTTTTGACGGCGCCACTTTTAAATAAAGCGCTGGGAGTCTTTTTCATCTCAATGCTGCCAATTATTGAACTTCGTGGAGCAATACCTGTGGGAGCGGCTTTAGGACTTCCATGGTATCTAAATATGGCTGTCAGTGTCATTGGAAACCTACTTCCAGTTCCATTCATTTTGTGGTTTTCAGTCAAAGTTTTTGACTTTTTGAAAAAACACAATATTTGCACTGGGGTTATAAAAAAAATAGAAGATAGAGCAATGAGAAGAAGTGAAAGTCTTGCAACAGGAGAATTTATTGGACTTATGCTATTTGTTGCGATTCCATTTCCTGGAACAGGAGCCTGGACAGGTGCATTAATTGCGGCACTTCTTCAATTTGATAGAAAAAAATCATTTTGGTACATAACTTTAGGTGTATTAATTGCGGCAATTATTATGATTTTAGTTTCATACGGAGCTTTGACGATTTTTAAACATTAA
- a CDS encoding methyltransferase, with protein MKYVENLESVNKKITILDEGLKITEDAILLSKFIKKYNKKSGDFLEIGAGQGIISILISEISKVSKIFAVEIQKEIFEILEKNIKNNFLENKIIPINKNIKEITGQFDVIFSNPPYKKINSGKLPKKESEKISKFEIFLTLEELFFEIKRLLKNYGEFFVIVPNDRLNEVFSYVYANKMNILEIEINKYKNRDLVILHGKKGGKNSEIKFL; from the coding sequence GTGAAATATGTAGAAAATTTGGAGAGCGTAAATAAAAAAATAACGATTTTGGACGAAGGTTTAAAAATAACAGAAGATGCAATTTTGCTTTCAAAATTTATAAAAAAATATAACAAAAAATCTGGTGACTTTTTGGAAATTGGCGCAGGACAAGGAATAATTTCAATTTTAATTTCAGAAATTTCAAAAGTTTCAAAAATTTTTGCCGTTGAAATTCAAAAAGAAATATTTGAAATTTTGGAAAAAAATATAAAAAATAATTTTTTAGAAAATAAAATAATTCCAATAAATAAAAATATAAAAGAGATAACGGGACAATTTGATGTAATTTTTTCAAATCCGCCGTATAAAAAAATTAATAGCGGAAAACTTCCAAAAAAAGAATCAGAAAAAATCAGTAAATTTGAAATTTTTTTGACTTTGGAAGAACTTTTTTTTGAAATAAAAAGGCTGCTGAAAAATTATGGCGAATTTTTTGTCATAGTTCCAAATGATAGGCTTAATGAAGTTTTTTCATATGTTTATGCAAACAAAATGAACATTTTGGAAATAGAAATTAACAAATATAAAAATCGGGATTTGGTAATTTTGCACGGGAAAAAAGGTGGAAAAAATTCTGAGATAAAATTTTTGTAA
- a CDS encoding TRCF domain-containing protein, protein MTLTATPIPRTLNLSLLGIRDISIIDTPPVNRLPIITEILDWDENEVKMAILKELSRDGQVFYIYNDVKNMKNKVQELKEIVPDFVKMEFIHGQLPPQEIKDKLIRFENGDFDILVASTIIENGIDIPNANTILIENFTGLGLAQIYQLKGRVGRSDRQGYCYLLKTRNATKLGKQKEESLLKVEGIKSGGFQISVEDLKIRGAGEILGDKQHGTIETFGYDLYIKMLNEEIQRQKGEFSEKIENVEIILLDQGFIPENYIQNEEKLNIYRRFATLSSNEELKDLVFEIKDRFGKIPESLKKFILSIKFKLFAQKNKIKRIFEIKNGYKLYFVENCEKEIKNLSKKIKIKKVESLQILGENKKNLNEENFVVIEVLKKEFLEVVKRGEKL, encoded by the coding sequence TTGACATTGACTGCGACTCCAATTCCAAGAACACTAAATTTATCTCTACTGGGAATACGGGATATTTCAATCATTGACACGCCGCCAGTTAATAGACTTCCAATAATAACGGAAATTTTGGATTGGGATGAAAATGAGGTAAAAATGGCAATTTTAAAAGAGTTATCTCGAGATGGTCAAGTTTTTTATATCTATAACGATGTGAAAAATATGAAAAATAAAGTGCAAGAATTAAAAGAAATTGTTCCGGATTTTGTGAAAATGGAATTTATTCACGGACAACTGCCGCCACAGGAAATTAAAGATAAACTTATTCGCTTTGAAAATGGAGATTTTGATATTTTAGTTGCTTCTACAATTATTGAAAATGGAATTGATATTCCAAACGCAAATACAATTTTAATAGAAAATTTTACTGGACTTGGTCTAGCTCAAATTTATCAGTTAAAAGGTCGTGTTGGTCGAAGTGACAGACAAGGCTATTGCTATTTACTAAAGACGAGAAATGCTACAAAATTGGGAAAACAGAAAGAAGAGAGTCTTTTAAAAGTGGAAGGAATAAAATCTGGCGGTTTTCAAATTTCTGTCGAAGATTTAAAAATTCGTGGCGCTGGAGAAATTTTGGGAGATAAGCAGCACGGGACGATAGAAACTTTTGGATATGATTTGTATATAAAAATGTTGAATGAAGAAATTCAGCGTCAAAAAGGAGAATTTAGCGAAAAAATTGAAAATGTGGAAATTATTTTGCTTGACCAAGGATTTATTCCGGAAAATTATATTCAGAATGAAGAAAAATTGAATATTTATCGTCGTTTTGCCACGCTTTCGTCAAATGAAGAGTTAAAAGATTTAGTTTTCGAAATAAAAGATAGATTTGGAAAAATTCCAGAAAGTCTAAAAAAATTTATTTTGAGTATAAAATTTAAATTATTTGCTCAAAAAAATAAAATAAAGAGAATTTTTGAAATAAAAAATGGCTATAAATTATATTTTGTGGAAAATTGTGAAAAAGAAATAAAAAATTTATCTAAAAAAATAAAAATAAAAAAAGTGGAAAGTTTGCAGATTTTGGGGGAAAATAAAAAAAATCTAAACGAAGAAAATTTTGTTGTAATTGAAGTTTTGAAAAAAGAATTTTTGGAAGTTGTCAAAAGGGGAGAAAAGTTGTGA